In the genome of Xanthomonas translucens pv. cerealis, one region contains:
- a CDS encoding phosphotransferase — protein MTELPRGRDAIAALVPHQGLMCLWEQVIAWDAQRIVLRSQTHRAAEHPLRSDGRLRALHLCEYGAQAMAVHGGLLARASGVAVHGDLLDRASGTPARLGMLVALRGVQLHVADLQDLPDAIECEAEVLLQAEDSQQYSFRLVHRAQLLAEGRATVMLRAA, from the coding sequence ATGACCGAGCTTCCGCGCGGACGCGATGCGATCGCGGCGCTGGTGCCGCACCAGGGCCTGATGTGCCTGTGGGAACAGGTGATCGCCTGGGATGCGCAGCGCATCGTGCTGCGCAGCCAGACCCATCGTGCCGCCGAGCATCCGCTGCGCAGCGACGGCCGCCTGCGCGCGCTGCACCTGTGCGAATACGGCGCGCAGGCGATGGCAGTGCATGGCGGTCTGCTCGCTCGTGCCAGCGGCGTGGCGGTGCACGGCGACCTGCTCGACCGCGCCAGCGGCACACCGGCGCGCCTGGGCATGCTGGTCGCGCTGCGTGGCGTGCAATTGCATGTGGCCGATCTGCAGGATCTGCCGGATGCGATCGAGTGCGAAGCCGAGGTACTGCTGCAGGCCGAGGACAGCCAGCAATACAGCTTCCGCCTGGTGCACCGCGCGCAGCTGCTGGCCGAAGGTCGCGCCACGGTGATGCTACGGGCGGCGTAG